In a single window of the Longimicrobium sp. genome:
- a CDS encoding glycoside hydrolase family 43 protein translates to MNRSHTSACAALALLLAACSGDSTPPPIVEPVQCTFSNPRASGADPWVVRDGGAYYMVQSRDNGIHVSRSANLTEVAGTGVRVWAAPDTGWNRTNIWAPELHHVGDRWYIYYAGGRAGPPYVHQRAGVLESVGTDPQGAYVDRGMLYTGDDLAGGAPSRWAIDLTVGEVNGQRIAVWSGWETDATTDRTPQHLYAAPMSNPYTISGNRVRISSPVEAWERGTELDLQEGPQFLKHGGATFLIYSTRESWLEHYRLGQLRLTGTDPLRAASWTKSGPVFQPIPGVPGVGHASFTVSPDGTEDWIVYHAKTSTTPGWDRVIRMQKFTWNADNSPNFGSPAESGRLLTRPSGECTP, encoded by the coding sequence ATGAACCGTTCCCACACCTCCGCCTGCGCCGCGCTGGCGCTGCTGCTGGCCGCCTGCTCGGGCGACAGCACGCCCCCGCCCATCGTGGAGCCGGTGCAGTGCACCTTCAGCAACCCGCGCGCGTCGGGCGCGGACCCGTGGGTGGTGCGGGACGGCGGCGCGTACTACATGGTGCAGTCGCGCGACAACGGCATCCACGTGTCGCGCTCCGCGAACCTCACCGAGGTCGCGGGGACGGGGGTGCGCGTGTGGGCCGCGCCGGACACGGGGTGGAACCGCACCAACATCTGGGCGCCGGAGCTTCACCACGTCGGTGACCGCTGGTACATCTACTACGCGGGCGGCCGGGCGGGGCCGCCTTACGTCCACCAGCGCGCGGGCGTGCTGGAATCCGTGGGCACCGATCCGCAGGGCGCCTACGTGGACCGCGGGATGCTCTACACGGGCGACGACCTGGCCGGCGGCGCGCCCAGCCGCTGGGCGATCGACCTGACGGTGGGGGAGGTAAACGGGCAGCGCATCGCCGTCTGGTCGGGCTGGGAGACGGACGCCACCACCGACCGCACGCCGCAGCACCTGTACGCCGCGCCGATGTCCAACCCCTACACCATCAGCGGCAACCGCGTGCGCATCAGCTCGCCGGTGGAGGCGTGGGAGCGCGGCACCGAGCTGGACCTGCAGGAGGGGCCGCAGTTCCTGAAGCACGGCGGGGCGACCTTCCTCATCTACTCCACGCGCGAGTCGTGGCTGGAGCACTATCGCCTGGGCCAGCTCCGCCTGACCGGCACCGACCCGCTCCGGGCGGCGAGCTGGACGAAGAGCGGCCCCGTCTTCCAGCCGATTCCCGGCGTTCCGGGCGTGGGCCACGCCAGCTTCACCGTCTCTCCGGACGGCACGGAGGACTGGATCGTGTACCACGCCAAGACCAGCACCACGCCGGGATGGGACCGGGTGATCCGCATGCAGAAGTTCACCTGGAACGCGGACAACTCGCCCAACTTCGGCTCCCCCGCCGAGTCGGGCCGCCTCCTCACGAGGCCCTCTGGGGAGTGCACGCCCTGA